The DNA window TACCTTGAGGGAATGTGCCTAAGGTCTGATGAGCTGAAGGAGCACAATGTAATCCACATCTGGTCATAATTCCAAAATCATTATATAGATTATATGCAATTATTGCATTATCTTTTGTAGGAATATCTATGGAAACTACAGCAGTTCTATTTATCAAATTCTTCTTACCAACAATATTTAATTCGGGAATATTTAAGATACCTTCTAAAAAATTTTCTAGTAGGAATAGCTCTTTTTCTTTTATGGTATTAACCTTTTCCTTTAAAATATACTTTAAAGCTGCATTTAATCCATAAATTCCAGGAATATTCAAGGTTCCAGCTTCAAATTTATCGGGCATATATTCCGGTTGAACTTCCTTATCTGATAGGCTGCCTGTCCCTCCTTCTACAAGGGTATCCAATACTGTTGCTAGTTCATCATTTACTATAAAACCACCAATACCTTGAGGTCCTAAAAGACCTTTATGGCCTGTAAAAGCTATAGCGTCAGCATTTAATTCTTTATAATCTATATCTAAAAAGCCTGCTGTCTGGGCAGTATCCATTATGAAATAGAGTCCCCTTTCCTTACACATGTAACCCACCCTTTTCAAGTCCAATATAGTTCCACAAACATTGGATGCATGAGTCATCACGATTGCTTTAGTATTTGGCTTAATAAGCCCATATATATCATTAGGATCCAATTCTCCTTCCCTATTGCACATAACCTTTGAGTATTCAACCCCTCTTTCTACCAGGCTATTTATAGGTCTAACAACTGCGTTATGTTCCATAGATGAAATTATTACATGATCCCCAGGTTTTAATAATCCCTTTACCAATATGTTAAGACTTTCAGTTACATTCTTAGTAAATATTACGTTTTCTGTTTTATTAAAATTAAATAATTCACAAATTAGCTCCCTAGTTTCATAAACTATGTTCTCCGCCTCAAAGGAACTCTTGTAGGCTCCCCTATTGACGTTGCATCCTATCTTAGTTAAATAATTATACATACTTTCAGCAACTCCTGGGGCTTTAGGAAAAGCTGTTGCGCCATTGTCTAAATACAGTTCTCTCAAAATTCCACCTCCTATTTCGCTAAAATTTAACGATCTGCTAATTAAAGGATATATCTATTTATGAAAATTAACAACTGCTATTTGGAATATCTATAAGATGTGATTGGGTATTCATAATCTTTATTATACTTTTTTGCAGGTAATTGTTAAACTTTAGATAAGAAGAAAAATATATAAAGGAGGGTTTTTCGTTGAAGGAAAAAAGAGGAATTATAATTACTGGAGCAATTGTAGGAATTATATCAGTGCTACTAGTCAAGTTTGGAAACCCTAAAAACATGGGATTCTGTATAGCCTGTTTCATAAGAGATATTGCAGGAGGTATCGGGTTACATAGAGCACCAATAGTTCAATATATTCGCCCAGAAGTCATTGGACTAGCATTAGGTGCATTTATTATTTCCATGAAGAATAGGGAATTCCAAGCTAAAGGAGGCTCCTCACCTTTTACTAGATTTATTCTGGGAATTGTAGTAATGATAGGAGCTCTAGTCTTTTTAGGTTGTCCTTTGAGAATGGTATTAAGGTTAGCAGGTGGCGATTTAAATGCCATTTTAGGTATTGTAGGCTTTGCAGTGGGTATTTATATTGGAGTTTTCTTCTTAAACAAAGGATTCAGTTTAAAAAGGAATTATACTTTACCTGATTTTGAAGGATATCTTTTCCCAATTGTAAACCTAGGCCTATTTGTTTTACTTATATCAGGTTTTAGCATGTTATTTTTTAGTGAAGAAGGTCCAGGGTCTATGCACGCCCCAGTTTGGATTTCTTTAATTGCTGGATTGATAGTAGGAGTATTAGCTCAAAGGACAAGGCTTTGCATGGTAGGTGGCATTAGAGACATGATATTGTTTAGGGATGGCTACCTAATCTCTGGTTTCTTAGCTATATTTGTCTTTGCTTTAATTGGAAACCTAATATTTGGTTATTTTAACTTGGGTTTTGCCGAACAGCCAGTAGCTCATACCGATGGGGTATGGAATTTCTTAGGAATGGTTCTAGCTGGATGGGGTTCTGTACTCTTAGGGGGTTGTCCTCTAAGACAGCTAATTCTTGCTGGAGAAGGAAATGGAGATTCCGCCGTAACGGTAATGGGATATCTAGTAGGTGCAGCAGTTGCTCATAATTTTGGATTAGCTTCTAGCACTGCTGGTGCTTCAGACTATGGAAAAATATCAGTCTTTATATTGTTAGCCATAATTTTAGTAATCTCCATATTAAATTCAGAGACATTAGCTGGTAAGAAGGCATTAGGTAAATCTAGCAGTAATTAGTTGAAAGGAGATGAATATAGTGGAAAGAATTGATACAAGAGGCATGTCTTGTCCTCAACCAGTATTGATGACTAAAAATGCCATAGAAAAACACCCTGAAGGATTAGAAATTTTAGTGGATAACAATACTGCAAAAAATAATGTGACTAGATTTTTAAAAAACTTAGGTTATAATATAAACTACAAAGAGGAAGATGAAGATATTTTAATAATAGCGAGGAAATAATATGAATTCATACGTAGCAGTTTTTTTCACCCATTCAGGTGCAATTAAATTTAATAAAAAATGTAAGGCTAATAATATCGAATGTGAACTTATGCCCGTACCCAGACAGTTGAGTTCCAATTGTGGCATTGGCGCTAAGTTTAAATTCGATCAGAATATAATGGATATAGTAGATGATGAAATCGAAAAGATATTCATTATAGAAGAAGGAGAATATAAGCTGGTATATAGTGAGTAAGGTGAAATTGTAAGACCTTCTCTAATGCAGTAGGCTCTATTGAAAGGAGCTAAATTCTTTAAGATTTAAAACAGAAGCTCAGTGGTATTTGCATAAAGAACACTGAGCTTCTGTTTTTTACTGCTCTATCTTAAATAATAATCCACAAGTTATTGATGTCAAAGGGGAAACCAGTACAAGTCCTATACAGCCAACAAAAGTGTGAAGTATCTCCGCTGCTATTGTCTTAGAATTTAATATATTAAGTATTGGTGTTCCTTGAGCCATGTAAACCATCATGATCGATAGATAGCTTCCCATGTATGCAAATAAAAGAGTTGTAGTCTGGCTCCCAACTACTGATTTTCCAATGTTCATCCCTGATGCTATCAAATTTCTAAAAGTTATTTTAGGGTTGTTCTTCACAATTTCATCTAATGCCGATGAAATGTCTACAGCAAGGTCTAATATTGCCCCAGAACATGCGAGATAAATCCCTGCTTGAAAAATAGCTGTTAAATTCAGCTTTAAAAAGCCTGAATAAAGTAGTGATTCTGACCAATCCATAACTGCACCATGAATATTAAAGTAGTTACCAAATATAATTGCTAAAATACAAGTGACAAAAGAACAGGAAATTGAACTTATAATAGCTGCATAGGCCCTTCTTGTAAAACCTGTAACCAATAAAATGGTTATAATAGTTAAAGAATTTCCTACTATCAATGATATAATAATGGGATTGAATCCTTTTAACATTGATGGAATTAATATCTTCCATATACTAAGTAATGCAAATGCAAACGATAATAATATTCTAGTACCTGTAAAACCTGAAAAAAGTACAATAATTACAGCAAAGCACCCTATAAGAACAATTTCCTTATTTAATCTATAATGTTCCACCATATTTGCAAAATTAATATTCCCATCTTCATCAAAACCAATAAGAACCCATGCCTTATCGCCTTCTACAAAAATCTTGTCTTCCGCAAGGCTTCCTTTTAGCATATTGCTTGCATCTATTACTTGCCCTCTATAGGAACCCGTTTCAATTTGGATTGTAGCCCTTTGATCACCATGTTTAAATAGCCCTGTATTAATTACATTTGAGTTATCAACAGATAATACTTTCGCCTTTACCCCTTCCGTATTTATGTATAATTGTTTATCAAAGCCAGTTGGCAATAACGCAAGTATAGTTAGAATAATTAACAGGGAAAGAATAAAACCTATTTCCTTCCTATTAACTTTACCCAAAATATCTTTCAAGAAATAACACCCTTTCATTAAACAAGGCTGGAATATTTCCAGCCTTGTTATTCATTAAGCTATTTTAGTCCTGTTGCAGTAACTAGCTTATGATAAATTTCTGTATTATCATATGCACCATTGAATAATTCAGCTCCTACGCCTGTTGCATATACCGGAACTGGTATCCCCGTGTGAGCATAGGAAGTCCAACCTATGCCAGCTTTATTATTTAATATATGAGTCAATGTAACTGATAATGGATTATAACCTCCATAGAGTCTATATGATTCTTCATCTTTTGGCAGTTCTTCCTTCATGGTATCATCAAATGCTCTCTTTAATCTTTCTACTTCGCTGTTTGAAAGTTCCAATGTCATGTATGGATTATCGCCTTCCCCATCTTCGTATTCATTCTTCAAACCAAAATTTTCAGTAATAATTGGCATTACATCTTCAAATTTTAATTTAGGATTTTTCTTTATCATTTCATCAAGCAATTCATCAAATGCTACATAGGACATTTTTTGATTTTCCAGTATCTCAAATGCTACATCATATCCTGTTGTAGCTTGACCTATGCTCATACCACCTGTTTCATGGTCTCCTGTTACAATTATTAAAGTTTCTTCTGGATGCTTCTTAGCAAAATCAATGGCTACTTGGACTGCATCTTCAAAGGCTAAAACTTCCATTATGTTCGTTTTGGCATCGTTAGCATGTCCTGCCCAGTCGATTTTGCCTGATTCAACCATCATGAAGAATCCTTTTTCATTATCAAGAACATCTATACCCTTTTTAACAAAATCAGCAAGAGTTAAGTCTCCTTCTTTATTATCTATTGCATATGGCATAGAACCAGAATCTTGGACTACTGGTGTAACTGCATATACTTTACCTTGCTTATTATCTAAAGCCAATATATCTTCTTTTGTATTTACTATTTTATATCCCTTTTCTTTCAAAACTTCATATGCATCTTTTTGATCATTGTTATTACCTTTTGGTTTATTTATTGTTCCACCACCAAAAAAATCAAAGTTAGAATCAGCCATCTGCATTGCAATTTCATAGTAATCATTCCTTGATGGTACATGTGCATAATAGGCAGCAGGAGTTGCATGGTTCATGGTAACTGTTGATATTATCCCTATCTTCATCCCTTTTTCTTCCTTAAGCTTCTCGGCTATTGTTTTAGGTATATCTTTTAAATCTACATTTTCAACTTCATTCCCTGAAATATCCCCTGTTGGCTTTAAGCCTATAGTACCACTCCAAGTTTTATATCCCGAAGATAGTGCTGTCGCTGTGGAAGCTGAATCTGGTGCAAAGGAAGTTGAATCATGGGTAGTTTGATATCCTACTGCTTCGAAATTCTGAAAATTAAGCACATCTAACTTCATATTATTGGGTTTATTACTTCCGCCATAGATTTGAGCTGAGTTTACTTGGGCAGCTGCCATACCATCTCCAATAAACATAAATATGTATTTTGCAACTTTTCTCGCCTCATTTACTGAAGATGTATTGGATACTGCTTCAACTAATTCAGGACTTGGATTAGTTGAATAAATTAATGATCCTCCCATTACAATAGCAACTATTGTAACTATAAGTAGTAATGATGATAGGAATCTTTTAAACATAATATCCCTCCATACTTATTTTTTTCCTACAATTACACTATAAATTGTGTTTGTTAAATCTAAATAAGGTGTAAGTTATATCTATGTTAATCTTGTGTAAAATATGCTGGATTAGAACTAATTTAAGGATCAAAAAATCCTGCAACTATTCAAGTGGCAGGATAAGTAGTGGGAATCTATAGACTAAGGTAGTTAGAAATTAGATTTTGTTGAAAACGAGGAAGTCTAATTACAGCGAACATATATAGAAGGATATTTCTATTGTTGATTATAGTGAAAAGAAAATTGAAGAGCATTTATCAGATGTAACAAGAGAGGGTTTGCCATATTGAAACAAACCCTTCTAATCTTTTTTATACCCTTATGTCCTTCCATTTACCTGAATTAAATCTCATTTCTATTAATAAGGTACGGAATAATTGATCAATAGCTAATGCTATCCAAGCTCCCATTAATCCCCAGCCTAGAGCTCTAATACTAAAGATAGCAAGACCTGGTCTTAGCAATAATATCGTTATAAATGTAATTATTGCTGTTGCTCTTGTATCTCCAGCTCCCCTTAAAGCCCCTGCTAATATAAATTGGGACGATTGGAAAGGTTGTATTAGTGCTATTATTTTTAATATCTGAGTACCTTGGGTAATTACTTGAATATCGTCTGTATATAAAGATATAATAGGTTCTCCGAATAAGAAAAATACAACTCCTAAAAATATGGACACATACATTCCCAGTCGTTTAGTTCTTCTACTATAGGCCTGGGCCATATCTGGCCTTTTTTTACCTAAACTTTGACCCATTAAAGACGTGGCAGATACCGAGAAGGCTTGTCCGTTCATGAAGGATAGAGCAGTAATATTCATACATACTTGATGAGTTGCAAAAGCTATTGTTCCAAGAGATGCAACAGTTTTTGAATAAATTATTATTCCTACCCTCATGACCAACTGTTCTACCATAGCTGGAATACCAATATTAAAAATACTGACCATATATTTTTTCTGTGGTTTAAAACCCCCTTTATAACTTAGATGTAAGTACTCTCCTTTTCTGGTAATCCTTCTTATAGCTAGTATAAATGCAACGAATTGCCCTAATATTGTAGCTATGGAAGCTCCTGCCACTTCAAGTCTTGGAAAGCCAAAATTACCAAATATCAATAGATAATTGAATACTACATTTACTAAGTTGGCAATAAGATTATATTCCATGGCTGTTTTAGAATCCCCAATTCCGCGTAATGCTGCAGTTACAGTGCTTGTCAGTGCTAATGGGACAAATCCAATCATCTGTATTTTTAAATATGCAGTTCCACCCACTAAAGTTTGCGCATCAGCTGCTCCCATAAATTTAATCATAGCTTCTGAAAAAGCATAACCTACTATAGATGCTGCTAAGGATAGAACAAAGGTTAAAAACATGGATTGATTCAAAACGGTATTGGCTCTCTCAGGATTATCCTGACCTTTTGCCCTTGCTATTAACGCTGTTGCTCCTACATTCATAGCCATAAAGGCTGTCATCATTAAAAATTTAGGCTGCATAGTTAATCCTACAGCAGAAATAGCCCAAGGCCCTAAGCTTCCTACCATCATTAAGTCCACCATAGATGCCAACTGGGTCAATGTTAATTCCACAAAGGAAGGCCATGCAATTTTTACTATATCGTTATACAACATTTTTGAGCTAATGCCAGGTGGAAGTGCCTTGGTAACCCGTTCTCCTTTTCCATATCTATCGGAATCATCTCCTGCTTCTACTAAGTCTAAAGCTAATTGCCCTTGATTATCTGTTTTTTTAAACAAAGCCTGCACTTTCTTAATCATTTATACTATCTCATTCCTTTCCATCTAATCCAGACCATTATATCAATTATTTTAATTAGAGAGTCTAAATAAATTTGACAAAATTATTCTATCATAATTTGAATTTTTTCTCAACACCTCTAAATTAACCTTTTTATTTCATCTTCAACATCAGAAATACCGTATTCTAAGGCTATTTTTGGATTTAAATTGTATTTATTTAATAGCTCTTTTATCAACAATATGTTCTCCCTAGTAGGTCTATTGTGTTCATCATAAATCCCATTATTCCAATGTAAATGAATGTATTCAATCATATCGTTCAATATCTTAATCCAATCTTCCAGTTCAACTTTACTTTCAAGTAAAGCATGACCTATATCAAAGCAAATTTTCACATTTGGTAGGTTAATGATGTCCACCAGTTCTTTGATCATTAAAGGATCGAATTCAAATACATTTTCTATGAGTACCGTTCCATTAAAATCTTCTACTTCTTCAAGAATTTTATTCCAAAATTCTCTATTCAAATTATTAGTCATCTCCACTATTTTAGGCTCCTTTATCCAGGGATTAATCTGACTGTGAAATATTATATAGTCTACATTTAATTTTTTTCCAATGTTTAAAGCTTGTAGATATCTATTATAACTTGCTTCCTTTATTTTAGGGTCTAGACTAACTGGTTTTAAATCTAAAAAAGGACCATGTAATGAAAGAGTATTAGGAAATCCTTCTAATGCTTTTTTATATTCATCTACCCTTTCATCCCAACCCATTTCTAATAGGTTAGGATTAACAAAATCCTGTATTTCTAATCCTAAATTTAATTGAATATATTTCTCCCTATTAAAATCCTTTATATGTGAGATACAGTTTATAATATTACTCATTGTTATAACCCCATTTCTAAAATGTTAGACTTTATGAAACCAGCAAAATAAAAAAAGCTAACCATCTAGCTTCAAAAGTTAGCATTATAATATTATATACATTGGATCAAATCCTTATAGGTAGGCTACTAATGAACAATACAACCCTTTATAAGTAATTTAATAGCAACTATCTAAGTTGATATTACAATGCTTTTCTTTTTTTGTCAAATGAGGATTGTACAAATTACTTATAAAAACACTCCAAAAAGTGTTACATTTAATGCTATAATTTTGATATAAATTTGAGTATTTTAGAACTATCGTTGGGGGTGGATGTAATGAGTTTGAAAATATTTAATGCTTTTACACTGAAATGCCTAATGACTATTTTCATGGTTTTAGACCATGTTGCCTATTTTATACCCGACTCCCCTTATTGGTTTCACTGGTTGGGTAGGATTGTAGCACCTATATTCGTATTTTTATTGACTGAGGGCTATATACATACTAGGGATTCCAAGGCCTATATGAAGAGGCTTTTTATAGGAGCAGCAATTATGTTCGTTGGAAATTCAATTATTTGGCTTGTTTTTCGAAGGGATACAATTATTTCCAATAATATATTCCTATCCCTAGCACTGGGAGTAGCCCTTTTGAGGAATTTAGAAATGGAAAATAGAAGTAAACTTACTATTTTCTTTATAATACTTGTTTCTGCCCTTGCTGAAGGATCTTTGATAGTTACAGCAATGGTCTTAATATTCTACTATTTTAAAGAAGATAAGGTAAAATTGTCCCTTTCCTATATACTACTTTCTAGCCTATTTCTATTAGAAGGACTGTCTTATGATTATTTATTCGCAGAAAATCCCCAGTGGATGATGGTCTTTGCTTTACCTTTTATATTAATGTATAATGGCAAAAGGGGACCTAAAATAAAATATTTCTTCTATATATTTTATCCAGTTCACATATGGATTCTATACATTATTGGGTATTTAATGGAAAGATAAAGTTTCGAATAATCCAATG is part of the Tepidimicrobium xylanilyticum genome and encodes:
- a CDS encoding aminotransferase class V-fold PLP-dependent enzyme, which translates into the protein MRELYLDNGATAFPKAPGVAESMYNYLTKIGCNVNRGAYKSSFEAENIVYETRELICELFNFNKTENVIFTKNVTESLNILVKGLLKPGDHVIISSMEHNAVVRPINSLVERGVEYSKVMCNREGELDPNDIYGLIKPNTKAIVMTHASNVCGTILDLKRVGYMCKERGLYFIMDTAQTAGFLDIDYKELNADAIAFTGHKGLLGPQGIGGFIVNDELATVLDTLVEGGTGSLSDKEVQPEYMPDKFEAGTLNIPGIYGLNAALKYILKEKVNTIKEKELFLLENFLEGILNIPELNIVGKKNLINRTAVVSIDIPTKDNAIIAYNLYNDFGIMTRCGLHCAPSAHQTLGTFPQGTIRFSFSYFNTIEDVKYAIDAIYKVIRS
- a CDS encoding YibE/F family protein; translation: MKDILGKVNRKEIGFILSLLIILTILALLPTGFDKQLYINTEGVKAKVLSVDNSNVINTGLFKHGDQRATIQIETGSYRGQVIDASNMLKGSLAEDKIFVEGDKAWVLIGFDEDGNINFANMVEHYRLNKEIVLIGCFAVIIVLFSGFTGTRILLSFAFALLSIWKILIPSMLKGFNPIIISLIVGNSLTIITILLVTGFTRRAYAAIISSISCSFVTCILAIIFGNYFNIHGAVMDWSESLLYSGFLKLNLTAIFQAGIYLACSGAILDLAVDISSALDEIVKNNPKITFRNLIASGMNIGKSVVGSQTTTLLFAYMGSYLSIMMVYMAQGTPILNILNSKTIAAEILHTFVGCIGLVLVSPLTSITCGLLFKIEQ
- a CDS encoding DUF3343 domain-containing protein — protein: MNSYVAVFFTHSGAIKFNKKCKANNIECELMPVPRQLSSNCGIGAKFKFDQNIMDIVDDEIEKIFIIEEGEYKLVYSE
- a CDS encoding alkaline phosphatase; this encodes MFKRFLSSLLLIVTIVAIVMGGSLIYSTNPSPELVEAVSNTSSVNEARKVAKYIFMFIGDGMAAAQVNSAQIYGGSNKPNNMKLDVLNFQNFEAVGYQTTHDSTSFAPDSASTATALSSGYKTWSGTIGLKPTGDISGNEVENVDLKDIPKTIAEKLKEEKGMKIGIISTVTMNHATPAAYYAHVPSRNDYYEIAMQMADSNFDFFGGGTINKPKGNNNDQKDAYEVLKEKGYKIVNTKEDILALDNKQGKVYAVTPVVQDSGSMPYAIDNKEGDLTLADFVKKGIDVLDNEKGFFMMVESGKIDWAGHANDAKTNIMEVLAFEDAVQVAIDFAKKHPEETLIIVTGDHETGGMSIGQATTGYDVAFEILENQKMSYVAFDELLDEMIKKNPKLKFEDVMPIITENFGLKNEYEDGEGDNPYMTLELSNSEVERLKRAFDDTMKEELPKDEESYRLYGGYNPLSVTLTHILNNKAGIGWTSYAHTGIPVPVYATGVGAELFNGAYDNTEIYHKLVTATGLK
- a CDS encoding TraX family protein; translated protein: MSLKIFNAFTLKCLMTIFMVLDHVAYFIPDSPYWFHWLGRIVAPIFVFLLTEGYIHTRDSKAYMKRLFIGAAIMFVGNSIIWLVFRRDTIISNNIFLSLALGVALLRNLEMENRSKLTIFFIILVSALAEGSLIVTAMVLIFYYFKEDKVKLSLSYILLSSLFLLEGLSYDYLFAENPQWMMVFALPFILMYNGKRGPKIKYFFYIFYPVHIWILYIIGYLMER
- a CDS encoding sugar phosphate isomerase/epimerase family protein, which produces MSNIINCISHIKDFNREKYIQLNLGLEIQDFVNPNLLEMGWDERVDEYKKALEGFPNTLSLHGPFLDLKPVSLDPKIKEASYNRYLQALNIGKKLNVDYIIFHSQINPWIKEPKIVEMTNNLNREFWNKILEEVEDFNGTVLIENVFEFDPLMIKELVDIINLPNVKICFDIGHALLESKVELEDWIKILNDMIEYIHLHWNNGIYDEHNRPTRENILLIKELLNKYNLNPKIALEYGISDVEDEIKRLI
- the yedE gene encoding YedE family putative selenium transporter, encoding MKEKRGIIITGAIVGIISVLLVKFGNPKNMGFCIACFIRDIAGGIGLHRAPIVQYIRPEVIGLALGAFIISMKNREFQAKGGSSPFTRFILGIVVMIGALVFLGCPLRMVLRLAGGDLNAILGIVGFAVGIYIGVFFLNKGFSLKRNYTLPDFEGYLFPIVNLGLFVLLISGFSMLFFSEEGPGSMHAPVWISLIAGLIVGVLAQRTRLCMVGGIRDMILFRDGYLISGFLAIFVFALIGNLIFGYFNLGFAEQPVAHTDGVWNFLGMVLAGWGSVLLGGCPLRQLILAGEGNGDSAVTVMGYLVGAAVAHNFGLASSTAGASDYGKISVFILLAIILVISILNSETLAGKKALGKSSSN
- a CDS encoding sulfurtransferase TusA family protein — its product is MNIVERIDTRGMSCPQPVLMTKNAIEKHPEGLEILVDNNTAKNNVTRFLKNLGYNINYKEEDEDILIIARK
- a CDS encoding MATE family efflux transporter → MIKKVQALFKKTDNQGQLALDLVEAGDDSDRYGKGERVTKALPPGISSKMLYNDIVKIAWPSFVELTLTQLASMVDLMMVGSLGPWAISAVGLTMQPKFLMMTAFMAMNVGATALIARAKGQDNPERANTVLNQSMFLTFVLSLAASIVGYAFSEAMIKFMGAADAQTLVGGTAYLKIQMIGFVPLALTSTVTAALRGIGDSKTAMEYNLIANLVNVVFNYLLIFGNFGFPRLEVAGASIATILGQFVAFILAIRRITRKGEYLHLSYKGGFKPQKKYMVSIFNIGIPAMVEQLVMRVGIIIYSKTVASLGTIAFATHQVCMNITALSFMNGQAFSVSATSLMGQSLGKKRPDMAQAYSRRTKRLGMYVSIFLGVVFFLFGEPIISLYTDDIQVITQGTQILKIIALIQPFQSSQFILAGALRGAGDTRATAIITFITILLLRPGLAIFSIRALGWGLMGAWIALAIDQLFRTLLIEMRFNSGKWKDIRV